A stretch of DNA from Lycium ferocissimum isolate CSIRO_LF1 chromosome 4, AGI_CSIRO_Lferr_CH_V1, whole genome shotgun sequence:
ATTCAACTagttataaaattaaaattacttatttcaattaattgaagataaaatataattagTCAAATATCACAAAGATTAACACCATAAATTACAAATAACTCAACGGACCATGATCATCAATCACTACGTACTTTTACGGTGCACAATAATGGGTGATTCTTTTATGTGCTTTTTTGGTGATACAATACGATTGCTACAAAATTCTACTTCTAAATTTAGCAATATATTTATTAccacattattttccaaatctcCTGATGAATGCTCATACTCTGGTTTATTAATTTGTAGCATAGACCTTTTTAATTCCTTACATAATACTTTCTCAATTCGTTTTTTATGTGGCGTAATTTGAAAACTTCAGATTCtattaatttaacaaaaattcTATTTTGATTCTCTTGTTTATGATTGTAAGACTCTAATGAAAGGTTTTCGATTAGTGTATGTTTCTCTAGTTAGAAAATCAGTGAATCAAGCTGCTCATGCTTTAGCTAGGGCGGTTGTTTCTATGTCTAATGAAATGGGGGTCTGTTCCGCCATCTTTTATTTCTGATGACTCGCTTTTGATTTGCATAATAACTGAGAAGACACACAAGAATTCTATTATCAAGTGTTTCTAACCACTTTCAATGAGATATTAACCGGAAAATAACGTAATAGAGTGAGAGAAATAACATATGGCTTTGATGGGTGTTCACTCCtgatttacttattttttcttttggtttctcACTGGATGTCTGATATCCATATTGAGATCCGACTAAATTTGAATTTGTATAGAAAAGATTCAcattaaaagtaaaaatctCCCTAATAAAGGCGACTCTACACTCAAAACTCGGACCCGGGATAATCACTCCTGATTTACCAATTTGTGGCAATGGCGTAGATCCTAAATTACAAATTTTCCATCCCATTTATTGTAATGACACTTGTCTTCTAcgaattacaaaaaaatattcaaaatgaaGAACATATAATTTTAAGTTaaagttttgaatattttaatggatttgaattcttgaaaattgcataaaagcTAAACTGTGTTATAAATTTATTGACGTCTCAAAATGAGAAGAGttttcatatcatattatatcaatatctatatctatatctatatctatatctatatataatataaaactaggcatagacaaggtcaTGTGGTACCTCTCTATGACCACCAttgctatttatcttttatctcctttttttgacatttttccaTCATTTTCCTCATTGAATATTTAAAAGCCAATGTAAagacaataaataataatagaaaataattGAGAATAATGAAGAGTCATAGTATAGGCCGTTACCTACAAAATGAAGAGTCTGTGAGGCAATTAAGAATTGGAGTAATAATTGATAATGAAGAGTGGTACAGTCTTTTCCTGAAATCTCTTATGTTCCTTCTATAGTTCATTCTTCCGTTTTCTGCCACAAACAATATTCTTAATCTaccttctcttttcttcttcccACTTTCTTTTTAGGTAGATTTTGTGGTTTGGAATGTACTTGAAACTTTTTTTAGAAACGCTTAAAATTAGAATATCAattgttattattcttttttcgtTTTTGTTTCACACTTCCATTAAATTAAATTGGGAATGTTATATTGTTAATCTTTGTTTTGGGCTTTTCCTAATTTAATTATTGAAAATGGGAATATTACATATACTTCGAATGTTGGTTTCTGATGTTTCgttcttccattttttctttataatcttttatattttattgaCTTTCGGTTTGTTGATTATTGCAGGTTGCTCGATTTGTTAATTTGCTGATTTGCAAGGCGTCGTCATATGATTGCAAACAAACATCTTTCAGTtttgtttaattatttattcaGTAGGTTGCGTCTTACAACCGAAGTACAACATGACTCGCAGGTCATATGAGCGTATAGGAATTGGAACAAATAATTGGATGTCATGTTTTGAAAATTATgtaatattataaatatgaaaGATATGTGATTCTTAAGTTGACGTTGGACTATTTTTATTGTTGCTATATTCCTTCAAAGCTTAAAATAGGTTGACTTGGTCTTCTAACGGTGTTTTTAACtaagaaaaaaggaataaaacttttttgtgtcaaaaattgattttttgttGCGAGAATGATTTAACTCTGTTATACGTCTCATCTGAAGATAATATTGCAGGACTGTTTTAGAGCAGACTAAGTTTAAGGAGAAGGAAAAATAGAGGTGCATCAAGATTCAAAATCCACAGGTTTCTGCAATATTAATTCTCTAAATTTTTTAGCAAAGTTTAACCGACTGAATACataaatgaatatatatatataactagttAGATATGTAGATGTCAGACGTAATTAAATTTTTCAATTTGgaggatgtatatatatgattaggTTACTGCttgtgatattttatttttttaatcttaatttTCTTGTAACTTTTTTTAAGACCTTGATGCATTTTAAGTGAGAGTATACATTTTACAAAAAAGGTCCAAAAATTCCCCTGTAGTATTTGAAAAGTTATAAAAATACCCTTCATCCAcatatttgtttaaaaatacCCTCCTTCCACCTATTTTGGCTCACTTATGCCGTTAAAACTAAATgccctctttttatttttgttatttattacGTGGCGCTTGCCTATTGGTCGAAATTATAACCCACTCCCACCGGATCTTTTCCCTCTTTTCGAATACTATAGGGgcatttttagaaaatatagaaaatatttGATCTAACAGTCTATAAAGTTCTTGTATGGTCATGTTGTGCttggaattttttattttcttatatgtgtgtgtgcctttttttttttttttttgtaatatcgctaatatttgttcttttatattTCCATGTAGGAACGAATATACATTAGAAAGAATGGACATGATTAAAGATTTTAAAGAAAGAGTTTGAATCAGAATTAgaagtactaacgacttttccACTTTGAGAAATGGTAATTTTGTGTAACTTTCCTTGAAATAAATTTAAATCTTATGAATGAATAGCCTATTTCCTAACATTTTTTGCCTTAATTGTTTGGAATGACTATTTCGTTTCCTTTAAACTAATAAATATCATATAATACAAGATATTACCGAAATcattaaaaactaaaaatttccttaaatttttGCTTTCAATATCTTAAAAAGTGATACTTTCACTATTTTCATTTAGAATTTTAAGAGTGGTATCTGCTCTCATTTCCCTTTATCTTATACCTTAGGAACTAAAAAAATTCTCTaatacaaaagaagaaaaaataaattaataaagcCATAAAGGATATAATATACCAAGGATGAAAAAGGACAAAGCTTCCTTGCGTGGATGTTCCCTTGTAATTATGCTTAAATTAATATTAAAGAAAACTATATGTTGTGTTGAATTTTTACTCTTTTTCTAAATTGAACAGTGCAATTGCAATAAATATCTCTTTTTTGTGTTTAATATGATACATGATTTAATCAAATTACGGCTAATGACATAACAAGATATGACATTAGTATATAATACTTTATTGTTCATCCATATTGAGAAAAATTTGCATTGTAATccaaatttttatattattgaaATGCTTGAAAAAAAGTTTAGTGTATTTTGTGAAGTTGAAAGTTGTACGCATCATTATTTAAAACACGAAAATAGTGAAGGTTGTAACTATTCTCTCAATTAACGAGAAGTTGAAAGGACTCATCATTCAGCATATGCTTCTATGTGTAAATGCATACAATGTCTTTCTATTTTCTGTCACATTCTCATCAagtctagattttttttttgtttttgaatgtCTTTTGCTTTTTATAAGTGCaagaaatggatggaattctacGGTTTCATTCAAAGAGATAGggaatatataaatattatataaatattagtttttttatataaattataaaattaattaaaatgtaataaaacatctaatataatgaatattaaatagtaatagtaatattaTATACATGAAGGCTAATCACGTTCAGGAGCATTAAGTTATTTTTTGCATTGAATGAAATCCCTATTAAAAAGGATGAGTAAATAAGAAGCTCATAAGTCCTATTTTAATGCTCCGCATTTACTTCTCTCTAAACGCGTGCAACTACAATTCCTATTTAGATAATCATATATAAGTGCGAGTGAAAAAGAAGTTGAGCAACCGTATTTTAATGCTCCACAAGTACTTCTCTCTAAAGACTAAACGTATCTATACATGAACATAGCttatactctctccgtttcatattatttggccacattactaaaaatatatgtccccaattacttgttcatttaaaaaatcaagataaaatttattaaatcttttccatcttacccttagtattaaatgttcttgaaaatagtcaatattgattagaatacatttattagagagagataggggtaagatagtactccctccgttcacttttacattcattttgtacattttGTATTTGTTTAAGAAATACTAAATGAATTGCATAATTTATCaatatactcatattaattagtgtatatttttattggatttgaaaaatgatttgaagtgagtaattaatactatgggtaaaacttaaaaaataaattgtcttatcttgatatgctaaaagtgataagtaaaagtgaaaatctatttttggaaTACTGGActagtaaaagtgaacagagggagtacaatATAGGAGTATCTTTtattatgatttcttaaagGGCATGCAAAAGGGAaggtggccaagtaatatggggcggagggagtattaataaCATATTTCCCTCATTGACGTAAAAACCGCAGAACTTGAAGAGTTGTAGTAACTCACCATAAACTCAATTCAATTTACTAAGTTAATACAAATTAAATATCTACTAAATGCACATTATATTACTGCTAGCTATAAAATGTCTATCAAATGGACTTCTTCTTCAGTATATGATTGTTGCTTTGTTTGTAGgttttggtttatttttttcccctaaGAATTCTGATTATGCACATATTATCGTCTGCTTCTGATACAACGTAACATTGGTAAGCATATGGAGGCGCCCTTTCAAGGACGGCATCATGATGTTGTTACAAAGTTAACTTTGAACATATTTTTGTTTTGGATAAGCAATATTTGTCCGATACAGCttactttgaagaagatttaaGACGAATACTTACTCTTTGCGTAGATATGATAAAATAAAGCGTAATGGAGCGAGGTAAGGAGGGTGAAGTAGTCTTGATCCCACTAAATATAACTTGTCTGTCTCCTCCCTCGACTTAAGTttcctttttattaattttttttcattttttgcacTTGTAAGTTGTAATAAGTAGCAATTACGTCTACGGGAACTCAGTTAACACCCCTTTCAGCGGAAAATTAGTGTAAATAGGTAATTTGTTTAAAGGATATATCTTATATGTtgaattattttgacttttttgtgtgtttacttctttattatTTAATTCTCTCTTAGTGAGATTCTAGCTCCACCAATGACAGGATAAGTTTCTTAATGTTAAATTATGGGATACACGTGTAATGCACGTGCATGTTTGCACCTAATAACACAAATGATTAACTCTTTACATGTTGTGCAAGCCTAACTAAATTCAATGGCTGCAATTTTCATATTTAGAGAACATCGCCTCACCTATGCACTGATAAGCATCTCATCAAACAACCTGAATATTCGTCAAATTGAGCTTCAAATTTTTGCAGTTACATTTTCTGTTACTTATTGCACCATATACAGATATAAACAATATTGTTCTAATTGACCAATAATTAATCATAAAACACTTAGACTATTCTGCAAATAGAGCTGGTAATTGTTACAGTTACAATTTCTATTACTCATAACACGAGTGTCTTCATATAATGTGTATATATCGTTCAAATTAATTTACACAAATTAACATGGGATACACGTGTCcaaaacttgttcattaattaGTGTGAAGGAAatacttaatttatttttctcagAAGTGCGTAAGATAGAATGCTCGGTGATCAAATGTGTTAATAACTCCTCTATTCTAAAAAAGCCGAGCTTCGCATTTAACAACTGCTTAAGCAGTGTAGTGGTTATATTTAACACCTACTTATGTAGcgtgacacttttttttttttttttttgtgtgtgtgtgtatatataaacatattatCATCGCCTTTAATTTGGATCATCGCCTTTCTCTTTGAACATGAATAGCTCATGTTTTTTTGTGTATATGAACATGTTGATCATTGCCTTTGGATCATCGCCTTTTTCTTTTAACATGAATAGCACCAGCTAGATTTCAAATGGAAGAAAGCTTTGATACTCTATGCAGAGTTTTACAATCAATCCGAGATCTACCTATTTAAGGTAGGTTTAATTCCACACTCTTACCTTGGAGTATAATACAATTCAAGGTGTGtaaattcataacaaaattttACGATCTTATCTCCATCTATTATgtgtttttattaattaaattgagcaaaaagtgaagaaaaagttaATTAAGATGGTATAACTTTTGGGTATTGATTCTTTCGGTGGATCAGTAGGAAAAAAGTTGGCAGTTTGTTTCATTATTGATAACTATAGCCCAAATGGCTGCAACTGCGCCTTCCCCTAACAAATCGAATGACCGTAAAGTTAGCTAGCAAATCAATGGGCAAAAGCTGGGTCAAAAGTAAGCAATGTCCTTGTAGTCGCTCCTGTCTCTAGTAATAATTTGGTCTCAGGTTGATAATACTAACTACTAAGTAAAAGAGAATGTTGTGCCGTTCAATGCACGATCGATCTAATAAATCAAAGTATCTTAGCTAATCGTCCGACCATTTAGAATGGAACAAGGGGAAAATTGAATTCTTTCTCTGTTGTTTTTTCAACCTTTGTTCTTGTCTCATTTTCTCCTTTTACTTTATTATGCTTTGGACTTTCACTTTCACTATTGTTTTGGTCATTTTGGATTTTAGGATTGAGGTTTTTCAAGAGAGCCCTCCTCGTGGTACTTCCAGAATATTTTGTGCCTAGGGCATATCTTAGTAATATTACTTTTTCTCACGAAATTAATTTGTTTACTATGAAAATATAAGTACGTGTACTTTTTTTActtcataaaattaaaagagGTAGACTAGTCCAGTTGGTCACAATAATTCTACTTATGAaagttatatttaaaaaaaaaagatatttatgaCTTCATCTTAGAAGTGTAATAAAAACAGTAATACTATGATTTCATCTTAGAAGTGTAATAAAAAGAAGGGATAATTTAAGACACCTCCATCAGGTTTGATTTCATAACACTTACCCTCTGATTTACAATATTTTTTACCGCCCTTACTTTGATTTATTTGTAGCAATTCATGTAATCgatttattattaatataaaatcTGTGATCCCCCCAATTTGCCCTTCTAGTGCACTTTTTGTTTAATTATGTAACAAAAGTGAGGTCAGTCTTATATGATATTGCACTACTGCAGTAACTACGTacaagacattttttttttttttttgcatataaaCTGTTAcgaaaagaaattagaaaaaggtaCCAGCCTGTAATTAACTATACTcttcataaagttaaattaatttGATTAGGTGCAAACTTAGGGTGTCTTTGGTAcaatggaaaatgttttcctagaaaatgatttcttgaaaaacaagtgattttcctacttattttcttgtgtttggttggatgcggaaaacattttctggaaaatatttCTAGTGTTTGATTTGACGAAATATCAATCCAACCCCCTAACCACACGCACTTCCAACCTCCCAACTCACTACCTCTCAcctccccccccctccccgcCCCCACTCCCCTTCATTCCAACCTTCCCTACTATCCCCACCCCACATTTTGAGAAAGATGCTACTTTCGCAAAATGGCTATTTTTATAAGATAACCAAATATGTGCATAGCTTTGCAAGTGGCCTTTTTCTAATACAACCAGAAAAATGACTATTTTGCACTTTGAAAGACAACCCAAAAAAGTGACTGTTTGTAAGCtagtcattttttaaaagtgacataaaagtaactactttcacaaaatgactatttatgaaaattgactactttcaaaaagtgactattttaaaaaagtatCTAATTTCACATAGTGGCTATTTTctaaaagtagctacttttcgcaagtaatatttttaaaaagcgTCTACTTTTGTAAAGTGATTACTTTCGTAAAGTTGCTATTTTTTAAAGttactactttcacaaagtACCTAGTTGTACAAAGTTGAGAGATAGGGGGGTAGTGGTAGGGAGGTGAGAGGTAGAGGTTAGGGCTAGGTGGTGATAGGGGTATGGATGGGGTAGGTGGTTATAGGGGTGGGGAGGGAGGTAGtggggggtggtgggggtgggggtagcaGGGGTGGTTAAGTGGTGGGGTGGGGTTAGTGGGGGTGTAGGGGGGAGTGGGGGGTTTGAGAGTGGTAGGGTGTGGAAGGTCGAGGGGTAGGGGTTTGGGGTGTTGAGTTGGTGGGGGAAGAGATACTGAACTTGGAATGTTacttgtggaacttgttttccctactttcattaaggaagtcattttcctcattttcaagaaacttgttttcctagaaaaaatattttccaagacATTTTGATCAACCAAACAAACTCTTAGATGCAagtaattttcttttccttttactttcccATGTTTTTGAAATCAGATATATGTGAAGATCCTAAGTTTAAAAGAATATATTCACTTTCCAAACTGCCTTTAAGATGAAATTTCAACGTTAAAAAGTGTAGTGCCATTTCACTTCCCATTGATAAGTCTGGATTTTCAGGCTTTCCACATTcactacttattttttttaggagtCATTTCAagtattttctctatttctatTATGTTTTTGTGTGAAGTGgcagaaaaaaatgaaaatgcgGCCAAGATGTGGCATCGCATATCCGTGATGCGGTCACAAAGTGTTTGCACAAATCAACAGAAAGTTTGCCAACATGTAGCAAGATGCGACACCGCAAACTCCAGATGCGGTCGTACTCCTTATGCGACCGCATACTTGGCGCCGCATGTCGTTATTTAGGCAACTTTTGTACTTTTTGTTCTCTCTCTATAAATACTCGTGTCTAGGTTTTTGGGAACATTATTGAATATTcttcacttttactttttgTTGTCCATTAGCATTAAAGGCAAACCTTGTTGGGTAGTGAAGAATCTTACACCCTTTTGTCATCTTCTACATTAAACCATTGTAAGCTTATGAAAACCTTCTTTATCTTTGTCTTTTATTTAATAGAAATGAGTAGTTAATCTCATTAactaaggttgtgggaccaaatgtgttaaTTATATGATTAGGTTTTTGCATCCAAACTCCATTTCTATGTTAAAGATGTTTTTCTATTTACTCTTCAAGCTTTAACAACATTTAATGGTGTACAATATTATTTGTGCCTAGTTACTTTtcctttgcttgagaaagaaagtaaaagttaggaaaagagtagatagcaaggatttggggctttaaaacccatctaatagcttgagctagagataggaaagcTAACTTGAAATAAAACGGGTGTTCACATTTTCGACATtttaaggcttgagaaagcttagtaatgataTTTATCGATTTGATCGAGAGACTTTTGATAAATCTACGTAGCCCAGGTTTAAATACATCTAGACATATAAAGGAGTTGGATTGATACCCATTCGCATTACTTTTCTTTGGGACCGCAATCTTAGTGCCTTTACATAATTGTTAAACCAAACATAATCTTCCTCTATCAAGTAGTGTGACAAACATTAAAACCAAACATTATTTGACAACGACCGTTTACTCCTAtttttaaaggtgtaatttgggcgtatcacCAGGGGCGGAGACAAGTGGTggccagggtgttcacccgaacccccttcggcgaaaaattacCATGTATacacaaggttaaaattattttttatgtataaattgtagatgttgaacccccttgtCTTCCTCGTTTCTtactttttcataatttttgaaccccctagtgaaaaatcctggctccgccactgcgtATCACCCATCTCCACCGCTTATTAAGTAAGTACTTACTAATTGAGGTGTCGTCCGAGCAAACAACCACCCTATTTGGTGACAAAAATGAATCCATTTTTCAACGGTAGATGTAAGTGCATCTGTTGTTAGCGTTCGGatctatatataattaaaaactGTTAAACTGTAGCTATATTTCAACATCGTAATTATTTTATTGCCGTATAACTAAGTTAATACTCCCGTCGTCCCATTTAAGTGTACATATGATATTTGTACACGGtgcttaacaaaaaaaaattaagtaataAAACTATTGACTTATTATTTAAAACATGGCATTTATTGTTATAGTTATAAAATTATATCATATTAAAAGTAAAGGCTTAATACATATGCGGCCACTTAAACTTGTCCGAATTTTTCATTTAAACACTCATACTAAaagttgttcctattgaacacCAGAACTCAAGTCAATGTGTGCCTATTCAACACCTAACTGAAAATCTCTCAACAAAGTAAAATGTGTGATTTCACACGTGATGACATGGCAAATATGACAAATCGATGCGCGACAcctggaattaaaaaaaaaactatcttttgctaatttttttcagaatctcccccccccccccccccccgcaccTAGTCTTTTCAATTCTTGGTCACCGACTATCCCGCTGTCCCGAAGTAGCTCTCATCAAAGCCTTCGAATAAAAGTTATCACGCGCTGTCGGCTGCGGCACAGAACCTGGATTAAACGTCGAAACTGAGGATTCTTATTTGGCAATGGATGCCTCATTGCACCGCCGCCAGGTTTGGAAGACGATCCTATTGCGTTGCTCTGATTAGAATTATTATTGATACTAGCATTCTTAGGATTaagctttttcaaaaaatctttCGCATTTCTGAGGCTATCCTCAATTGTAAAAGTGAAATTAGTTATGGCCTTGTGGCAGCGACACAGCCTTGTCGCCGTATCATAGGCCCGAGCAGCTTCCACAGGTCTATCAAAAATCCCAAGCGTACACGTGTCCTTTAGCCAGGATATCTAATCCCAGCTGCGCGCGTACCTCCCCGTGGCCTCTTCCTCACACCCCTGAATGAATAGCCACTATCACCACCACATCTCCACTTTCTTTCTGCGCTATCTGAAAAAGAGAAGGTTTTGTGTGGTTTATATTGCCGCCTCTCAAGGGGTATTTGTGTGGTCCACTCAAAGATTTAGGCGGCTATATAAACCACtctccctttttcctttttaactcACAGGTtcttatctatatataaaatattaaactaaattccttttctttttaagttgGCACAGAAGGAAAGCGGCGACACGGCGATGACGGTGGCGATTCGCCCAAATGAGATGCATTATAGCGGTGTGAGGAACAGGCTATGGTGCAGGCACGTGGCTGAAATCAGAGATCCTCTCCAGAGGACACATGTCTGGCTCGGGACTTTTGATAGACCTGTGGAAGCTGCTCGGGCTTATGATATGGCGGCGAGGCTGTTTCACGGCCACAAGGCCATAACTAATTTCCCTTTTACAACTGAGGATAACCTCAGAAATGAGAAAGATTTTCTGAAAAAGCTTAATCCTAAGAATGCTAGTATCAATAGTAATTCTAATCAGAGCAACACTATAGGATCGTCTTGCAGACATGGTCACGGTAAGGTCTCCATTGCCAAATAAGAATCCTCTGTTTCATCATTTTCTGGCGTTTAACTCAGGTTCTGCTCCGCAGCCGACAACGCGTGATAAATTATTTCTCACGTTCCCAGAAGCTCGCCATGACGTCCGACGAGATGAAGCACATtgaagctcttttttttttctttatgttttggagaattagatttatattatGGGTggattttttcccttttaaatccACGTCAACTAAACTTTAACATGCTGACACGCTCGTGAGTCTCACTTTTTGTGCCAGGTAAGCTTTTTGTGTCTAATTGACACTTGGTTTAGGCGTTCAATACGAACCACTCTTGGCCTTGAATGAAAaaggcaaaaagaaaagaaaattaatacaTGGTGATTAAAAGAAACTCACAtaaatttatccaaaaaaaaaaaaagattaaaagaaaCTCACACTGAACAGCCGTGTTGGGTATCCTCTTTTGGGGACTTTATAGCTGGGGCGCTATACTTTGTACTTTGTGTGTTAAAAAGGGGTACACATGGCAGATCCAAGGTCGTTAGTTAGTAAGTAGTAACTTTGCAACATGACATCATACTTACATCATTCTTACGCAAGAATTACAGCTTTCAACTCTTTTGCACCTAACAAATCGGTTACTAATTCTGTCTTCTTTCCTTTGTTAAAGCAAGAGAAGTTAAAAAAGGAGAAGTAAAGACATTCCaaaattttgaatcttgtggagTACTAGTTTTGaatgtttaatttaaaattttaaatgtttAACTGTAATTTAATATATTAGGATAATAATACTTTTGATCCCTCAACTAAtggtaaattttgattttagtatTTAATATTTGACTAAGCATATTTAACCTTCATTTAATTAAAATGTGTGTTTTATAGAGTAGtttatatgttgtattttaattattttagaacTATATTCTCATCAAATATGAAGTAAAAAATCAAGTTAACATAATAAATGAGTAATTAATTGATAGAACAATTAATAATTATGTTAAATTTACAAATATTCACGagtaataaaattaaaagtgcatattttaattaattgaaaataaaatataattaaccaAATCCGTTTATTTTAGAATTGATTTCTGAATCAAATTGATGCAATCATATTTTTTGGGTTATTGCCGGTTATTTTAGCTAGAAGTATAATTCTTATCTTATGTTTGTTGTTAAATTGCAACACAGCGATGGGTTATTTCGTTCAGTCTCAACCTGTAAATTACTTTCTAAAAAGATATGATTAGTTATGGGAGGCTCAATGAGTTGAAAAGAACAATGGTAAAATATCGCTTGTGTATCAACTTATGAAAATACTAATTGGTAAAAGATCACATtacattttttatattgttaTATGCATTTGATGTGCTCGGTTCTTTAGTTTTCATTAAATGTTAGTATTTGATGGTGCATACATATGTTCGATTATATGTAGCAAATCAATTTTTTAATGAACCATCTACAATTATAAAAGGATAAAGGTcgatattttagaaaaaaattgaccTTGAGCCGTTAACTGTTGGACCGTGAACCCAGTGTTTGGAACCAGGGTGAAATATTTTAGAGTACGTGGTTCGCTTGTATCTTTATTTTCGTTATAATTATACtgcaattttgatttttataatATTCATTGTATATAACAATCTAAAGAATTAACTATTCCAGGATAGAACAAGCAGTAATGAATTTGCTCTTTGGCCAACGCCTTTTTGCATGAATATCGAGAAGGtattattaaaattgcaatTAATATCACTATATTGCAATTTCAGTATAGTTCTGTCCCCAGTTACATGTGACttcttaacattaattattttataattgaGCACGAATACTATATACAATGAAAATTCTTTTAGCGGGAAAGAAGTTTGTCCGTGTCAGAATAGAACATGTACGTTTTCGTAATGTACAGAAGTGGTTATAGTggtactttttaattattattttt
This window harbors:
- the LOC132053921 gene encoding ethylene-responsive transcription factor 9-like, with the protein product MTVAIRPNEMHYSGVRNRLWCRHVAEIRDPLQRTHVWLGTFDRPVEAARAYDMAARLFHGHKAITNFPFTTEDNLRNEKDFLKKLNPKNASINSNSNQSNTIGSSCRHGHGSAPQPTTRDKLFLTFPEARHDVRRDEAH